The Diospyros lotus cultivar Yz01 chromosome 11, ASM1463336v1, whole genome shotgun sequence region TTCTTCAGTACTACTAGATTGGATTATAGATCTGTAGCTATGAAACAACAACACAACAGGCAAGTAATTTCTGGGCAAAAACAAGGGTTGATCAGAACAGAACTGGAAACTATTTATTCATTTACCTATATCTAATAGAACAGAGTGGAAATTTGGGATTAGCTTGCTAGAAGGGTTCTATTTGGATTGCTTTCTTGCATTTCAATACCAGCTATTTCTTAGAAAAATTTGCTTCTATGCTTTCAAGTTTCTTATGAGGCATCTGTCATGATTGAGCAGTTAATATGGATCCCTATGTCATTCTCACTTGTCGGACTCAAGAGCAAAAAAGCAGCGTTGCATCAGGTTAAGTTCCTAATGAGTTTGAGCTTTCAATATAATTTTCGGGGGAATGATAAGATTAATATCAGATCAAAATTGAATTGGACTCGACTCTCTTTATGATATATTGAGTTCAATTCTTAATTATACATATGCTTATATTTATGTCTTGTgcactctctctctatataacTTTGTACGACAACTAAATAATTCATTCAGAGCAATACGGGATGCATTGTATCGAGTCCCATGTTTCTTCTAATATTGAGTTTCACCGTTACAAATGGCTAATGCAGGACATGGGTGTGAGCCGGAATGGAATGAGACCTTTTTGTTCACCCTATCAGATGGCACTTCAGAACTTTCGATCAAAATTATGGACAGTGATAGTGGTTCAGAAGATGATTTTGTAGGCAAGGCAATGTGAGTGTTTCTGTAATGAACTAATTTATGCATCTTAAACTGGTTCGATTAATTACTAGTTAACTAAATCATGATATAAGAATGAGATAGCAGTTTTGTTAGCTTGTAGTCTTGAAGATTTAGTTTGCATACTGAACCTCTGCATTATTTTTGCAGGATCAGATCACACACAAAAATTAGGACAAAAATGATACATAAATTTAGCGTGATTCGATCTTAACAGACCCACGTCCACAATCCCATAATACGAACAGTACTATAGTTTTTGCACAAAGGCCTCCAAACCCTCCACGACATAGTTCTTgcacaattaatttataaaaaaaacaaccCAACCtgcaatgaaaataatttatgtgcTTGAGCATCCAAATGCAACGCATAACATCAATTTAAGTTTTTTGAGACTTCCCTAGCAGTGCTGGTAAACAGAAATTTCTCATTCCTTGAATATGGTACCTACAGAATTCCACTTGAGCCAGTGTTTACAGAAGGAAGCATCCCTACAACATCATACAATGTGGTTAAAAGTGAAGAATATTGTGGCGAAATTAGAGTCGGGCTCAATTTCATCCCTGAGGTCAGTTTCTAATATGTGATCTTCAGTTTGAATCAATCTTTGCATGTGTTTGATTCCCTTCATTAgcattttatacattttagtgtgtgtttgtgtttgtatgCATGGCTTACCTTAGATCTGTTACCTATTCAGGAGTTGACTACGGAAGAGGAAAACCATGGTGGATGGAAGGAGTCTTCATATTGAGGAATCTCCTAGCATCCATGAATCACCATATTGTTTTCCAGAACTTGAAGCAATTGATCTGTTTGGTTG contains the following coding sequences:
- the LOC127812865 gene encoding elicitor-responsive protein 3-like, which codes for MPRGKLEVLLVGAKGLESTDFLFNMDPYVILTCRTQEQKSSVASGHGCEPEWNETFLFTLSDGTSELSIKIMDSDSGSEDDFVGKAIIPLEPVFTEGSIPTTSYNVVKSEEYCGEIRVGLNFIPEELTTEEENHGGWKESSY